Within Actinosynnema pretiosum, the genomic segment TCACCAGGGGCGCGCGGTTCCTGCTGGCGGCCGAGGACCCGGAGAACGCCGAGGCCGAGGCGAGGCGCGCGGGCGCCCTGGTGACCGACCGGACGCCGCCGCCGATCATCGGCGACCTGGCGGGGGCGCTGGAGGAGGCGCTGCGCGCGCAGGACAAGCAGGTCGTCGGCGACGCGCTGCTGAGGTCGTTGAACGCCAGGCTGAACGACGAGTGAGCCGGGGCGCCTCCCGCCACCCCACGGAGCGGGAGGCGCGCTGACGGCACCGTGCCGCAGTCGGGCTGAGGGGGACCTGAAGTCGGCTGAAGCGTTCTTCAGGCGCGGTGGTGGCGTCCTGTGGCACGTTCCGGGGCATGAGGGTGCTGCTGGTTGACGACGACCGCAGGCTCGTCGGGCTGCTCGCGCGGGGGCTGGTCGCCGAGGGCTTCGCGGTGGACGTGGAGCACGACGGCGAGACGGGCCTGTGGCGGGCCTCGGAGCACGCGTACGACGTGGTCGTGCTGGACATCATGCTGCCGGGGCTGAACGGGTACCGGGTGTGCGCGCGGCTGCGCCACGCGGGGGTCGAGACGCCGATCCTGATGCTGACGGCCAAGGACGGCGAGCTGGACGAGGCCGAGGGCCTGGACACCGGCGCGGACGACTACCTGACCAAGCCGTTCTCGTACGTGGTGCTGGTGGCGCGGTTGCGGGCGCTGGCCCGGCGGGGTGCGGCGGGGCGACCGGCGGCGGTGGTCGCGGGCGACCTGGTGGTGGACCCGGTGACGCGCACCTGCTCGCGGCGGGGGACGACGATCCCGTTGACCGCCAAGGAGTTCACGGTCTTGGAGCACCTGGCGCGGCGCAAGGGGCGGGTGGTCACCAAGGACGAGGTGCTGGCCGGGGTGTGGGACTCGGCGCGGGAGGCGGACCACAACCTCGTCGAGGTGTACGTGAGCGCGCTGCGCCGGAAGATCGACTCGCCGTTCGGGACCTTCACGATCACCACGGTGCGCGGGGTGGGGTACCGGCTGGAGGAGTCGTGAGGGGGCGGTTGCGCATGCGCGTGACAGGACTGGCGATGGTCGCGATCGAGGTGCCGCTGCTGGCGATCGTGGTGACGACGGCGGTATCGCTGCGGGACGACGCGGTCCAACAACTGCTCCTGTGCACGATGGCGACGGACGTCTTCCCCCTGGGCGGAGATCCGATCACCTGGCGGCTGAAAGCCACGGTGTGCGAGGAGAGCGGGATCAGCATCGCTTCTCCGCGCGGTTCCGAACCGCTCCCGACCTACCTCTCGCTCTCAGAGGACAGGAGAACCCCCTTCTGCAGACCGCAACTCTCGCTGTGGCCGTTCACGGACCCTGGAGCGGCCGGCAGTAGGTGCATTCCTCCTGCGGAATTCCCCGAACTCCCGGACGTTCTTCCCGAGGCGCGCGCGAAGCAGTTCACGCAGGCGCAACGCGACCTCAACCACAAGATCCTGCTGCTGTTCGGAGGGGCGTTCGCGCTGACCGCGCTGACGGGGTTCGCGGTGTGGGTGGCGATGGGCCGGGTGCTGCGACCCGTGGAGGCGATCCGGCGGGAGCTGGCCGACATCACCGAGCACGACCTGGCCCGCAGGGTGCCGCTCCCCCGCGTCCGCAACGAGTTGAGCGAGCTGGCGGTCACCGTGAACACCGCGCTCGACCGCCTGGAGCGGGCCGTGGAGGAGAACCGGCGGTTCGCCGCCGACGCCTCGCACGAGCTGTGCGGCCCGATCGCCGCGTTGCGCGCCGAACTGGAGATCGCCCTCAGCCACCCCGAGAACGCCCACTGGTCATCGGTCGTGGAAGGCGCGCTGGCCGACACCGACCGGATTCAAGCGCTGGCCACCGACCTGCTCCTGCTGACCCGGCTCGACCACACCAAGTCGATCTCCACACCGCTCGACCTGGCAGCGCTGGCGCGTGCGGACGTGGCGCGCCGCAGGTCGGTGCACGAACTCGTCGTCGAACTGCCCGACGACCCCGTTCAGGTGCTGGGGAGTCGGGCCCTGCTGGACCGGTTGCTCGGGAACCTGCTGGACAACGCCGAGCGGCACGCCGAATCCGCGATCACCGTTCGACTGTCCGCAGTGGACGGGCAAGCCGTCCTCGAAGTCGCCGACGACGGCCCCGGCATCCCGGAAGCCGACCGCGAGCGCGTGTTCGACCGCTTCACCCGCCTCGACGAGGCCCGCGCCCGCGACACCGGCGGCACCGGCCTCGGTCTCGCCATCGCGCGCCGCATCGCCGCCGTGCACCGGGGAACCCTGGTCGTCGGCGCGAGCGCGCGGGGCGCGCTGCTCATCGCCTCGCTGCCCCGCGCGGACCGGCTCTAGGCCCGGTGCGCCCGCGCGGACGCGTACAGGCACACCGCCGCGGCCGTGGCCAGGTTCAGGCTCTCCGCGCCGCCGTACAGCGGCACCTTCAGGGCGCCGTCCAGGCTCGTCACGACGTCGTCGGGCAAACCGTGCGCCTCGCTGCCGAACACCCACGCCGTGGGGTGGGCCAGGTCGCCGCGCAGGTCGGCGGTCACCAGGTCCTCGGTGGCGTACCCGTCGGCGGCGACCAGGCGCAGCCCGGCCGCGCGGCAGGCCGCGAACACGTCCTCGGCGGAGCGGGCGCGGGCGATCGGCAGGTGGAACACGCTGCCGGTCGAGGCGCGCACGCACTTGCCGTTGTGCACGTCGACCGAGTCGCCCGCGAAGACCACCGCGTCGGCGCCCGCCGCGTCGGCGACCCGGACGACGGTGCCCGCGTTGCCGGGGTCGGCGACGCCGTGCAGCACCGCGACCAGGCGGGCGGAGGGGGTGAGGGCGGCGTCGAGGGGGACCTCGACCGGGTCGCACACGGCGACCACGCCCTGCGGGGTGACCGTCTCCGACAGCGCGGCGGCGGCCTTGTCCGTGACGACGCTGATCGGCACGCCCGACGAGGCGGCGGCGTCGACCAGCTCCTGGTTGCGCTCGGCGGCGACCTCGGTGACGAACAGCTCGTGCACCCGGCCGCGCCCCTCGGCGGACCAGGCGAGGGCCTCGCGGACCGCCTGCGCGCCCTCGGCGAGGAAGCGGGCGGCCCGGTCGCGGCCGGAGCGGCGGGTCAGGCGTCGAGCGGCGACGACCCGCGGAGTCCGCTCGGTGAACGGGACGTCCGCGGGTCGTGGCGCACGACTGGCGTCGCTGATCAGGCCTTGTCCTCGGCCGGAGCGTTGACGTCGGCGGGCATGGCCGCCTTGGCCAGCTCGACCACCGCGGCGAACGCGGTCGGGTCGCTGACGGCCAGCTCGGCCAGGATCTTGCGGTCGACCTCGATGCCGGCCAGGCGCAGACCCTGGATGAAGCGGTTGTAGGTCATGCCGTTGGCACGCACGCCCGCGTTGATGCGCTGGATCCAGAGCTTGCGGAAGTCGCCCTTGCGCGCACGGCGGTCGCGGTACGCGTAGTTGAGCGAGTGGAGCACCTGCTCCTTGGCCTTGCGGTACAGCCTCGAACGCTGGCCGCGGTAGCCGCTGGCGAGCTCAAGGGTGGTACGGCGCTTCTTCTGGGCGTTCACGGCCCTTTTGACGCGTGCCACGGGTCCATCCTGTCGATCTCGTGGGGCTGGGGGACGCCCCGGTGGTGAAAAAGGGGGCGGGTTAGAGGCCGAGCAGCTTCTTCAGCCGAGGCACGTCGTTCTTCGCGACCTCGGTGGCGCCGGAGAGGCGACGGGTGAGCTTGCTGGACTTCTTCTCCAGCAGGTGGCGCTTGCCCGCCTTCTCCCGCATCAGCTTGCCGCTGCCGGTGACCTTCACTCGCTTGGAGGTCCCGCTGTGGCTCTTGTTCTTCGGCATTTCCGTCCTCGTCTCGTGCAGCGACCACCCGAGCGGGGGCGCCGTGCTCTGATCTCCCGGCCCGGAGGCCGGGAGATCACAACTTCACTCCGCCGGCGCGTCCTCAGCCGGGGCGTCCGCCAGATCGTCGTTCTCGTGCTTGATCGGACGGGTCTTCGTGGTCTTGTGCGGGGCCAGCACCATGATCATGTTGCGGCCGTCCTGCTTCGGGTTCGACTCCACGAAACCGAGCTCCGCGACGTCCTCGGCCAACCGCTGGAGCAGCCGGTAGCCCAGCTCGGGCCGGGACTGCTCTCGGCCACGGAACATGATGGTCACCTTGACCTTGTTCCCCTGACCCAGGAAGCGGGCCACGTGGCCCTTCTTCGTCTGGTAGTCGTGGGGATCGATCTTCGGGCGGAGCTTCTGCTCCTTGATGACCGTGAGCTGCTGGTTGCGCCGGGACTCGCGGGCCTTCTGCGCGGACTCGTACTTGTACTTGCCGTAGTCCATGAGCTTGCAGACGGGCGGGCGAGCCTGCGCGGCGACCTCGACGAGGTCGAGGTCCGATTCCTGTGCGAGTCGGAGCGCGTCCTCGATGCGAACGATCCCGACCTGCTCACCGTTCGGCCCGACCAGACGAACCTCGGGCACGCGGATGCGGTCGTTGATGCGCGGCTCGGTGCTCACGGGAGCACCTCGGTTCGAGGGACTTGTCATGCACGTCCTTTGCGACTCGTTGTGCGCCAAAAGACAAGAGGCCCCACGCTTTGCCCAGCGTGAGGCCCGCTCTTCCGACCGATCGCACAACGACAGGGCGCAGTCCACCCTGCGAGGGACCGGACCCGGCCACCTGCCACGAGGGCGGCGGACGCGGGTGGGAGCGGGGCTCCACTTGCCGTTCCCGCACGTGCGGGAACTGGTCGCGTCGAACATCGTAGCAGATCGCTTGTCAACCCCCGAACCGGCGGCGCCCGGAGGCGGGTTGCGACAATGTCGGGGTGACCGACCTGCCTGACGACAACGTCCGCGACCTGCACGACGTCCCCAGCATCGAGGTGATCAGCAAGGCCTCGGTCATGCTGCTCTCCGCCGCCGCCGAGCGCCTCGGCCTGGCCGACGAGGACCCGGACAACAGCCCCCGCCGCGACCTGGACGAGGCCCGGAGGCTGATCACCGCGCTGGCCGGCCTGGTGACCGCCTCCGCCGAGTACCTCGGCCCGCACGCGGGTCCCCTGCGCGACGGCCTCCAGTCCGTGCAGCGGGCGTTCCGCGAGGCGTCGGCGTTCCCGGACGAGCCCGGCAAGGGCCCCGGCGAGAAGTTCACCGGCCCGGTCTACTGACCCCCTCCCCCGCCGCTGCCGCGTCACCCCCGTGACGCGGGGAGGCGGGACGGTCGCGCGAGCGGCCCACCACCCGTCCCCCCGGCGCCGAGGCGCGGGCGCCCCCGGTCGCACCGGCGGACGCCCGCGCCACCCACCCGTTCGGGGTCAGTCCCCCTCGGCGCCGCGCTTGGCGCGCCCCTTCCCACCCCGCCCCGCCTTGACGCGGGGCCGCACCCCGGACGAGCGCAGCTGCCTGGCCGCGAGCTGGGCGATGATCTCCGGGTCCTGCCTGCGCCACCCCTCCAGCGGGTCGCCGTCGAACGCGGCGAGCTGGCGCAGGTCCAGGTTGTTGAGCGCGTGCAGCGCGAGCAGGTCCTCGCGCCCGGCGTCGCGCAGCCTGCGGGCGGCCGTGGCGCGGCGGGCGAACCGGTAGCGCAGCGGCAGCCAGGTGATCAGCAGGAACGCGACCGGCAGCGCGACGAACGCGACGGCGAGCCAGAGCGCGGTGGTCTCGACGGCCTCGATCTGCGCCTGCCCGGCCCCGACGACGGAGGTCCCGGCGTCCTGCCCGCGCTGGAGCGCGGAGGCGAGGTCGTCGCCGACGAGCGGCATTCGGCGCGCCCGGTCCGCGGCGTCGCGGAAGGTGTCGCCGAGCCCCTGACCGGCGCCGACCAGCTCCTCGCCGGTCGTCCGCAGGGACAGCACGGCCTCGCGCACGCCCAGCGCGAAGTCGATCCAGAACCAGGTCCAGGCGACGGCGACCAGGTCGGCGGCGAGCTGGAGGGCAAAGCGGTCGGGCCGGTCCGAGTACCACTTCATGCGCGCAGGGATACCAGCTCGCACCGACGCGTGACACCCCCTCGGGCGAACCTCCCCCTTCGGCCGCCCACCGCGTGGGACGGCCGGTCACCGAGCCCCGCCGAGAGCCGGGCGAGTGGTCCGTTCACCCGGTCAACGGCGCACGTCCCGCACCCACCTGCGCCTTTCCCGCCCGACCGCCCCCGGCGGTCTACTGTCCCCCCGTGGCCACACCGCTGGGCGACCTGCTGCGTCACCACCGGACCCGCGCGGGCCTGACCCAGGAGGACCTCGCCGAGGGCTCCGGCGTCAGCGTGCGCGCGATCAGCGACGTGGAGCGCGGCCGGGCCAGGGGCCCGCAGCGGCGCACCGTCGCCGCGCTCGCCGACGTGCTCGGGCTGGACGGCGCGGACCGCTCCGAGCTGCTCGCCGCCGCCCAGCGCGGCCGGGCCAGGGCCACCCGCTCCCCCGGCCCCCGCGCGCTCCCGCCGGACCTGCCCGACCTCGCGGGCCGCGCGGACGAGCTGGCCGCGATCCGCGCCGCCGCCGCGCGGGCCAGGGGCACCGAGGTGGTCGCCGTGCACGGCGCCCCCGGCTCCGGCAAGACCAGCCTGGTCGTGCGCGCCGCCCACGAGCTGGCCGCCTCCCACCCCGGCGGCTGCTTCTTCTTCGCCCTGCGCGGCGTCGACGCGACGCCCGTGCGGCCGGACGAGGTGACCCGGCGGGTGCTGGTGGCGCTGGGCGAGGACCCGCCGCACTCGGAGGCCGAGCGCACCGACCGCTACCGGGCGCTGCTGCGGGAGCGCTCGACCGTGCTGGTGCTGGACAACGCGCTCGACGAGGCCCAGGTCCGCCCGCTGCTGGCCGAGGGCGCGCGCTCCCTGGTGCTGATCACCTCCCGCCAGGTCCTCGGCGGCCTGGAGGGGGTGACCCGGATCGGCCTGGACGTGCTGCGCGAGTCCGAGTCGACCGGGCTGCTGGCCGCCGTCGCGGGCGAGGCGCGGACCAGCGCGGAGCCCGAGGCCACCCTGGCGGTCGCCCGGCTGTGCGGCAACCTGCCGCTGGCGCTGCGGATCGCGGGGAACCGCCTGGCCTCCCGTCCGGGGTGGACGGTCGCGCACCTGGCCGCGCGGCTGGGCGACGAGCGCCGCAGGCTGTCCGCGCTCACGGCGGGCGACCTGGGCGTGCGCCCCGCGTTCGAGCTGTCCTACCGCCAGCTCGCCCCGCTGCCGCGGGCGCTGTTCCGGGCGCTGTCCCTGCTCCCCGGTTCGGGCTGCGCGCCGGAGTCGGCGGCGGTGGCGCTGGGCGTCGACGCGGTCACCGCCGAGGACGCCTTGGACGAGCTGGTGGACGCGAGCCTGCTCGGCACGGCGGAGGAGCCCGGCCGGTACGCGCTGCACGACCTGCTGCGGGTGTTCGCGGGCGAGCGCCTAGCCGCCGAGTCCGACCCGGCCGCCGTCGTGGCGGCGCGGGAGCGGCTGGACGGCTGGTTCCTGGACCGCGCCACCACCGCGCTGTCGTTCTACGGCACCGAGGCCAGGCAGGAGCCCGCCGACGGCCTCGCCGACGCGGCCGAGGCGGACGCCTGGCTGGTGGCCGAGCTGTCGAACTGGCTGGGCGCGCTGGACCGGACCGCCGGGGCGGGTGGGCACGACCGGGTGCTGCGGCTGGCCTCGGCCGCGCACTGGTACTCCGACCAGCACGGCGACGCCGCCACCTGGGAGCGGGTGTTCGGGGCCGGGGTGGCCGCCGCGCGGGCGCTGGGCAGCGCGCGCGACGAGGCGGTGCAGCTGAACTTCCTGACCTGGGTGCTGGTGGTGCTGCGAGGCTCCCCCGAGCGGGGCCTGGCGCTGCACGACCTGGCGCGGGCGGCGGCGGTGTCGGCGGGGGACGTGCGCGAGCAGGGCTGGGCGGCGCACTACCGGGCGCTGGCGCTGCGCCGGGCCGGTGACCTGGAGGGCGCGCGGAGCAGCGCGGTGCGGGCGCGGGAGCTGTTCCTGGCGGCCGGGTACCCGCTGGGCGCGCACATCGCGGGCAACGCGCTGGGGCAGGTGCTGGCGCAGGCGCGGCGGCACGCGGAGGCCGAGGCCGTGCACCGGGAGCTGCTGGCGGCGGTGCGCGCGGACGCGGCGGGGCTGCGCCCGGAGATGCGGGACGCGCTGGAGGCGGCGCTGCTGATGCAGCTGGCCGACGCGCTGGCCGGGCTGGAGCGGTGGGCCGAGGTGGTGGCGGTGGCGCGGGAGGCCGCCGGGCTGGCCGCGGGCGCGCGGTCGCCCGTCACGGGGCTCAGGGCGCGGCTCGCGGCCGGGGTGGCGCTGCACCGGTCGGGCGCGCTGCCGGAGGCGAGGGCGGAGCTGGAGCGGGCGCTGGAGCGGGCGCTGGAGCCGGGCGGCGGGCGCGGCGGACCGGGCGCGCCGGACGTGCTGGGCGCGCTGGCAGACGTGCTCGACGACCTGGGCGACCCGCGCGCGAGCGGGCAGCTGCGCGCGCGGGCCGCCGAACTCCGGTCAGCCGATCGGTGAGGCGTTCCTGGCCACGGCCGTCCTCCTCAGCAACGCTCTTTCCGGGGATCCGATCGCAGTCAACCCCGCGGCGGGGCGGGCGCGCCATGCGGAACCACCGGCAGAACTGGTCCACTCGGACGGTAACCCGCGCGGGCGACGTTGCGCCGTCCAGGGGGTTTCGCTCCGGTGACGCGCCGCCGGACGACCGTCCCCGGCCCCCGCGCGGGGGCCGGGGGCGGCGGTCAGTCCAGGACGGCCAGCGCGTCGATCTCGACCAGCAGCCCGGCGGGGAGCCCGACGTAGACCGTGGTGCGCGCCGAGAACGGCCCCTCGGTCATGAACTCGCCGTACGCGTCGTTCATCTCGCCGAAGTGCGCGGTGTCGGTCAGGTAGACGCGCAGCATGACGACGTCGGCCAGCGACGCGCCGCCCGCCTCCAGCACGGCGATGACGTTGCGCATCGCCTGCGCGGTCTGCTCGGCGACGGTCGTGCCGACGACCTCCCCGGTCTCCGGGTGGAACGCGACCTGCCCGGCGACCTGGAGCAGGTTGCCCTTGCGGACGCCCTGGGAGAACCTCGCCACCGGGGTAGGCGCGTTCTCGGTCCGAACCTCGACCTTGGAGCCCATCGCTGTTGTTCCTCTCTCAGTCACGCGCGGTCCACCCGCACTCGATCGACGCGGCCCGCGCGGTGGCGAGCAAGTCGGGCAGGTGCCCGAGCAACCCGTCGAAGTCCAGCAGCACCTTCGGCGCCGACATCGACACCGCGGCGACGACCTCCCCGCGCGCGCCCCTGATGGGGGCGGCAATGCAGTGGATGAAGTCCTCGTGCTCGGCGTTGTCGACGGCGTACCCGCGCTCGCGCACCTTCTCCAGCTCGGCCAGGTACCGCTCGGGGCCGGTGATGGTGTTCGCGGTGAGCGGCGGGTACTCCATGCCCTCGGCGACCTCGCGGCGCCGGTGCTCGGGCAGGTCGGAGAGCAGCACCTTGGCCACGGCGGTGCAGTGCAGCGGGGCGCGGCGGCCCACGCGCGAGTACATCCGCACGGGGTGGGTGCTGTCGTACTTGTCGATGTAGATGACCTCGCCCGCCTCGTAGGAGGCCAGGTGCACGGTGTAGCCGAGGCGGCCGTTGAGCTCGCGCAGCGCGGGCTCGCTGCTGCGGCGCACGTCGCGCTCCTCCAGCGCCCGGTTGGCCAGGTCGAACAGGGCGGTGCCGAGCCGGTAGTGGTGCACGCCGTCGCGCTGGGCGAAGCGGTGCGACTCCAGGGTGCGCAGGAGCCGGAGCGCGGTGGACTTGTGCACGTCCACGGCTCCCGCCAGCTCGTCCAGGGTCTTGGGCCCGGTGGCGAGCCTGCCCAGGAGGGTCAGCGCGCGGTCCAGGCTCTGGCTCATCGGGGTCTCCTCAGGTGGGCGGCGGCCCACTCCTCGGGCGACGCGTCCAGGAGGGGCGCGGTGACCGAGGGCGGCAGCGGGTCCCCGACATCCTCCCTGGTGAGCAGTGCGGCGGCGGCCTGCAGGTGCCCGGCGCGCAGCCTGCGGGCGGGCGGCTCGCCCGCGAGGTGGGCGGCGAGGTAGCCGGCGGCGAACGCGTCGCCCGCCCCGACCGGCTCGACGACGTCGACGCGCAGCGCGGGCTGGAACACCTGCTCGCCGCCCTCCACGACGGTCGCGCCGCGCTCGCCCTGCTTGACCACGAGCGTGGTCGGGCCGGGGAGCAGGGCGCGCAGCTCGGCCGGGTCGCCGGTGCCCCAGGCGGTCTCGGCCTCGTCGGCGCCCGCGAGGACGACGTCGGCGGCGTCGGCCAGCTCGCGCAGCACGGCCGGATCGCGGTCGGCCCACAGCGCGGGCCGCCAGTTCAGGTCGAACGAGACGAGCGGGCCGCGCGGCCTGGCCAGCACGGCGCGCAGCAGGTCGAGGCAGCTGTCGGACAGGGCGGCGGTGATGCCGCTGACGTGCACGAGCGCGTCGCCGGGGCGGAGCTCGGGCAGGGCGTCGGGGCCGAGGGCGGAGGCGGCCGAGCCGCGCCGGTAGTAGCGGACGGGGCTGCCGGAGGCGGCGGCCTCCTTGACGTACAGGCCGGTGGGGCGGGTCGGGTCGACCACGACGCCGGTGACGTCGACGCCCGCGCCGCCGACCGCGTCGAGCACGGCCCCGCCGAACGCGTCGTCGCCGACCGCGCTCACCCAGCGGCTGGGCACGCCGAGCCGGGCGAGGTGGATCGCGACGTTGGACTCGGCGCCGCCGACCGCCCTGGTCCAGGCGCGCGCGGCGCGCACCGGGCCGGGTTCGGCGGGCACCAGGACCGCCATGGTCTCGCCGAGGCACACCACGCCGCCCACGCCTTCGAACCGCATCCGCGTCCCCCTGGGCTGGTGATCGTTGACTGGACGGCGACCGAATGTTACACACATCGCCATCACATCGCGCAACGGCCGTTGCGCAATATGCAACAGGGGAGCGAGCCAGTGGACATCGACCGCGACGCCGTCGCCGCGATCCGCTCGGAGCGGGTCGACTGGCGCTTCAAGGGGATGCCGTCGGACGCCTTCGGGTCGACCGTCGGCGAGCTGGCCGAGCGGCGGGCCGACCTGGTCACCGGCGGCTTCGTCGGACCGCTCGTCGTGCTCGACCAGGAGGCGCTGGAGCACAACCTGGACGTCATGGCCGCCTGGTGCGCCGAGCGCGGCGTGCTGCTCGCCCCGCACGGCAAGACCACGATGGCCCCGCAGCTGTTCGCCGCCCAGCTGGAGCGCGGCGCGTGGGGCATCACCGCCGCCAACACCAGCCAGGTCCGCGTCTACCGGGCGTTCCGGGTGCGCCGGGTGCTGCTGGCCAACGAGCTGGTCGACCCGGCCGGGCTGCGCTGGCTCGCGGACGAGCTGGCCGCCGACCCGGACTTCGAGTTCGCCTGCTGGGTCGACTCGGTCGAGGGCGTCGAGCGGATGACCGAGGCGCTGGGGACGCCCGCGCGGCCGGTGGACGTGCTGGTCGAGCTGGGCGCGCCCGGAGGCCGCACCGGCGCCCGCGACCTGGCCGCCGCCCGCGCGGTCGCCGAGGCCGCCGCCGCCAGCCCCGCGCTGCGCCTGGTCGGCGTCGCGGGCTACGAGGGCTCCCTGGTGCACGACGCGTCCCCCGGCTCGCTCGCCACCGTCGACGGCTACCTCGCCGCGCTGCGCGAGCTGGTCCACGACCTGCGCGGGAGCTACGAGGTCGACGAGCCGATCGTCACCGCGGGCGGCAGCGCCTACTTCGACCAGGTCGCCGCCGTCCTCGCCGGGCCGTGGGAGCTGCCGGTCCGCCCGGTGCTGCGCAGCGGCGCGTACGTCACCCACGACCACGGCTTCTACCAGGGCGTCTCCCCGCTGAACCGGGGCGCGGGCCCGGCGCCGCTCAAGCCCGCGCTGCTGGCCTGGGCGCAGGTGGTGTCGCGGCCCGAGCCGGGGCTGGCGCTGCTGGTCATGGGCAAGCGCGACGCCTCCTTCGACGAGGGCCTGCCCGTGCCGCTGCTCGTGCGCGGGGCCGACGGGGGGCAGCGCGCGCTGGACGGCGCCGAGGTGACTTCGCTGGCCGACCAGCACACGTTCCTGAGGCTGCCCGAGGACTCCCCCGTGCGCGTCGGCGACTGGATCGGCCTCGGCCTGTCCCACCCGTGCACCGTCTTCGACAAGTGGCAGCTCATCCCGGTCGTGCGCGGCACGACCGTGGTCGACCTGGTGCGCACCTACTTCTGAGCACCGCACCCACCGGGCCGCGCGAGCACGCGCGGCCCCCGCCTGGCTGGAGGGGCACGAGTGGACATCGTCTACCGGGGAGCACGGGTGGTCGACGGCACCGGACGACCGGGGTACGCCGCCGACGTGGGGGTGCGGGACGGGCGGGTGGCCGAGATCGGCAGCGGCCTGTCCGGACGCCGTGTCGTGGACGCGGGCGGGCTGGTGCTCGCGCCGGGGTTCATCGACATGCACTCCCACTCCGACCTGCAGGTCCTCGCCAACCCCGAGCACCTGGCCAAGGTCAGCCAGGGCGTGACCACCGAGGTCCTCGGCCAGGACGGGCTGTCCTACGCGCCGGTGGACGACGAGGTGCTCGCCGCCCTGCGCGGTCAGCTCGCGGGCTGGAACGACGACCCGGCCGGGTTCGACTGGGACTGGCGCTCGGTCGGCGAGTACCTGGACCGGCTCGACAAGGGCATCGCGGTCAACGCCGCCTACCTGGTGCCGCAGGGCACGCTGCGGATGCTGTGCGTCGGCCTGGAGGACCGGCCCGCGACGGAGGCCGAGCTGACCCGGATGAAGGAGGTGCTGGCGCGCTCGCTGGACGAGGGCGCGCTGGGCCTGTCGTCCGGGCTGACCTACGCGCCCGGCATGTACGCGTCGTCGCGGGAGCTGGTCGAGCTGTGCCGGGTCACCGGCGAGCGCGGCGGCTACTACAGCCCGCACCACCGCAGCTACGGCGCGGGCGCGCTGGAGGCGTACGCGGAGGTGGTGGAGCTCTCGCGCGAGTCCGGCTGCCCGCTGCACCTGGCGCACGCCACCATGAACTTCCCGGTCAACGAGGGCCGCGCG encodes:
- the infC gene encoding translation initiation factor IF-3; translated protein: MTSPSNRGAPVSTEPRINDRIRVPEVRLVGPNGEQVGIVRIEDALRLAQESDLDLVEVAAQARPPVCKLMDYGKYKYESAQKARESRRNQQLTVIKEQKLRPKIDPHDYQTKKGHVARFLGQGNKVKVTIMFRGREQSRPELGYRLLQRLAEDVAELGFVESNPKQDGRNMIMVLAPHKTTKTRPIKHENDDLADAPAEDAPAE
- a CDS encoding DUF1844 domain-containing protein, with translation MTDLPDDNVRDLHDVPSIEVISKASVMLLSAAAERLGLADEDPDNSPRRDLDEARRLITALAGLVTASAEYLGPHAGPLRDGLQSVQRAFREASAFPDEPGKGPGEKFTGPVY
- the rplT gene encoding 50S ribosomal protein L20, encoding MARVKRAVNAQKKRRTTLELASGYRGQRSRLYRKAKEQVLHSLNYAYRDRRARKGDFRKLWIQRINAGVRANGMTYNRFIQGLRLAGIEVDRKILAELAVSDPTAFAAVVELAKAAMPADVNAPAEDKA
- a CDS encoding ATP-binding protein, whose amino-acid sequence is MATPLGDLLRHHRTRAGLTQEDLAEGSGVSVRAISDVERGRARGPQRRTVAALADVLGLDGADRSELLAAAQRGRARATRSPGPRALPPDLPDLAGRADELAAIRAAAARARGTEVVAVHGAPGSGKTSLVVRAAHELAASHPGGCFFFALRGVDATPVRPDEVTRRVLVALGEDPPHSEAERTDRYRALLRERSTVLVLDNALDEAQVRPLLAEGARSLVLITSRQVLGGLEGVTRIGLDVLRESESTGLLAAVAGEARTSAEPEATLAVARLCGNLPLALRIAGNRLASRPGWTVAHLAARLGDERRRLSALTAGDLGVRPAFELSYRQLAPLPRALFRALSLLPGSGCAPESAAVALGVDAVTAEDALDELVDASLLGTAEEPGRYALHDLLRVFAGERLAAESDPAAVVAARERLDGWFLDRATTALSFYGTEARQEPADGLADAAEADAWLVAELSNWLGALDRTAGAGGHDRVLRLASAAHWYSDQHGDAATWERVFGAGVAAARALGSARDEAVQLNFLTWVLVVLRGSPERGLALHDLARAAAVSAGDVREQGWAAHYRALALRRAGDLEGARSSAVRARELFLAAGYPLGAHIAGNALGQVLAQARRHAEAEAVHRELLAAVRADAAGLRPEMRDALEAALLMQLADALAGLERWAEVVAVAREAAGLAAGARSPVTGLRARLAAGVALHRSGALPEARAELERALERALEPGGGRGGPGAPDVLGALADVLDDLGDPRASGQLRARAAELRSADR
- a CDS encoding response regulator transcription factor, whose amino-acid sequence is MRVLLVDDDRRLVGLLARGLVAEGFAVDVEHDGETGLWRASEHAYDVVVLDIMLPGLNGYRVCARLRHAGVETPILMLTAKDGELDEAEGLDTGADDYLTKPFSYVVLVARLRALARRGAAGRPAAVVAGDLVVDPVTRTCSRRGTTIPLTAKEFTVLEHLARRKGRVVTKDEVLAGVWDSAREADHNLVEVYVSALRRKIDSPFGTFTITTVRGVGYRLEES
- a CDS encoding RidA family protein, which translates into the protein MGSKVEVRTENAPTPVARFSQGVRKGNLLQVAGQVAFHPETGEVVGTTVAEQTAQAMRNVIAVLEAGGASLADVVMLRVYLTDTAHFGEMNDAYGEFMTEGPFSARTTVYVGLPAGLLVEIDALAVLD
- a CDS encoding sensor histidine kinase codes for the protein MRVTGLAMVAIEVPLLAIVVTTAVSLRDDAVQQLLLCTMATDVFPLGGDPITWRLKATVCEESGISIASPRGSEPLPTYLSLSEDRRTPFCRPQLSLWPFTDPGAAGSRCIPPAEFPELPDVLPEARAKQFTQAQRDLNHKILLLFGGAFALTALTGFAVWVAMGRVLRPVEAIRRELADITEHDLARRVPLPRVRNELSELAVTVNTALDRLERAVEENRRFAADASHELCGPIAALRAELEIALSHPENAHWSSVVEGALADTDRIQALATDLLLLTRLDHTKSISTPLDLAALARADVARRRSVHELVVELPDDPVQVLGSRALLDRLLGNLLDNAERHAESAITVRLSAVDGQAVLEVADDGPGIPEADRERVFDRFTRLDEARARDTGGTGLGLAIARRIAAVHRGTLVVGASARGALLIASLPRADRL
- a CDS encoding TrmH family RNA methyltransferase is translated as MSDASRAPRPADVPFTERTPRVVAARRLTRRSGRDRAARFLAEGAQAVREALAWSAEGRGRVHELFVTEVAAERNQELVDAAASSGVPISVVTDKAAAALSETVTPQGVVAVCDPVEVPLDAALTPSARLVAVLHGVADPGNAGTVVRVADAAGADAVVFAGDSVDVHNGKCVRASTGSVFHLPIARARSAEDVFAACRAAGLRLVAADGYATEDLVTADLRGDLAHPTAWVFGSEAHGLPDDVVTSLDGALKVPLYGGAESLNLATAAAVCLYASARAHRA
- the rpmI gene encoding 50S ribosomal protein L35 produces the protein MPKNKSHSGTSKRVKVTGSGKLMREKAGKRHLLEKKSSKLTRRLSGATEVAKNDVPRLKKLLGL